A segment of the Methanolinea mesophila genome:
GCCTCCCTTTTCCCGGATGAACAAACCGTCGATCCCTCGTTCCGGCCGCGAATTCAAAAAATACAGGTGGTGATCCCGGATGCACACGAACCGTCCGGGCCTCGGGTACACGCTCGTGATCCGGGGGGAAAAGGTTCCGGCACCCTGAGACCCAAAAACTATTAATCTGTTCTCTTCTACCATTGACCACATGGTTACGAAGGCAGACTTTACCGCCGATGAATGGCACCTGCTGGTTGCGCTCCCCTATGCGGTTTCGACCGCGATCATTGCATCAGCCCCGAACGTCATGGGGGTCTGGAGCGAGGTGAAAGCAACGATAGAGGCCCCGCAGGCTCTTGCGCCCGCGTCCGGCAGCGTCCTTGCGGGGCTGGTCAATGCCGATGCCCAGCCGAAACAGAAGGAGTTGATCCAGGAGGAGCAGCATATCTGGAGGAAGGACATGGCCGGGTACAGGACGAAAGTCGTTGCCGAATGTAAATCTGTCGCCAATGCCCTCTCAAAGGTCCCTGCCGAAGAAGCCGTGGCCTATAAAAAATGGGTCATCGCCGTCGGCCAAAAGGTTGCCGAGGCTTCGAAGGAGCACGGTGTGGCGGTCAGCGACCCTGAAAAGGAGGCCCTTTCAGAGATATCGGCTGCACTGGGGTTAACGTAGATCTATTTTACGTCGTAACCGGCAGGAGTGGATGAAGTCGCCTCCCTTTCAGGGATACACTGAAGTGCTGCTCCGCTGCCGGGAAAATGCCCGCAACAGGTAAATGTCACTTCCTCCCATTTTCATGCACGTGACTCTGGAGCAGAACATTTCCTCATTATTCCGGATGGACGAAGAGGCATGGGCAAGGCATACGAACCCGTGGAGTGTATGGACCCGGAACACGGTGTTGCCGCTCCTGATACTCGCGATCTGGAGCCGGGTCTGGCTGGGGTGGTGGGCACTTATCCCGGTCGCCGGGGCGCTGCTCTGGACCTGGATCAACCCGAGACTCTTCTCAAAACCGGAATCGACCGAAAACTGGGCGTCGCGAGCGGTGCTCGGCGAAAGGGTCTGGGCAAAGAGGGATACGGACCCCGTACCGGAATATCACCGAAGAGTGCCGAATATACTCTCCGCGGTCTCGGGGATTGGGTTTGTGTTCGTTATCTGGGGTATCTGCGCACTCGAGATATGGCCGACACTCTTTGGTGCAGCGGTAGTGTACCTCGGGAAGATGTGGTTCCTGGACCGGATGGTATGGCTGTACCTCGATGTGAAAGGTGCAGGAGGACCCGTCTCCCGGGACGTTCCCTGACCTTACAACCCCATTTTTCCCGGCAGGTCCCTGGCCCATGCCGCGATGGCTTCCCAGTCGCGGAAATCGCCGACCATGGATTTCTCCGCCCCGACCATCTTCCTCATGAAAAACCCGAACTTCTCGGGATCGACAACGCCGGCGAAGAGGGCTGTTGATGCGGGCTGTTGTGGTGCGACCGACGCCGAGGGCAGCCTCGTCTCGTCGTCGATCTGTTTCTGATCGTGAGAGACCGGGGCGGTCCCGACCGCGAAAACTGCCACCGGTTTTGCCGCAAGTCTCTCGCGAAACCTCTTTACGAACTTCCCGATCCCGATCATCTTACCCATGTAGACCGGCGCCCCAAGCACAATCCCGTCGTATTTCTCGAGCGCCATCACCTCTTTCATCTCCTTCACGGTGACTTCGTGACCAAGGGATTGAAGTTCTTTTCCGATCGCCCCGGCAATCTCCGCCGTTGAGCCCTTTTTCGTCGCGTATGCGACCAGGATTCTCGCCGTCATGGATCTTCCCCGATGCAGTCTCGACAGGATGCGGGATAAATCTACGCCAGGGAGGAGTATGTGGAAAAATTCCCGGGGCCTTCATAGTCTTTGAAGATATCCGGCCGTGATGCGTGACGTGAAAAATATTATTTTGGATTGGAATAGGTGATCCTAATCTCGGCGACGTCCCGCAGGAAGTTGATCTTCAGGACCTCGTAATCGTGGACGATGAGACCTGTCCTCTCGGTGAGGTCCCGGAGCATCTCCTCGCGGTTCTCCCGCTTTATCAGGTCGATCTTCTCGTACTTCACATTCATCTGGAAGTGTTCACGGTTGAATCCCCAGGCCCGGTCGAGTATCCAGATGGTCAGGATGATGATGACGTCGACTATCAGCAGCCGGTCGTATTCTCCCAACCCCCAGAGCACCGAGTTCAGGATGGGCAATGCCGCCATCACGAAGAGATACGTCATCTCCCGGATCGGGACTGTTTCTGTCCGGTAGCG
Coding sequences within it:
- a CDS encoding DUF6653 family protein; protein product: MHVTLEQNISSLFRMDEEAWARHTNPWSVWTRNTVLPLLILAIWSRVWLGWWALIPVAGALLWTWINPRLFSKPESTENWASRAVLGERVWAKRDTDPVPEYHRRVPNILSAVSGIGFVFVIWGICALEIWPTLFGAAVVYLGKMWFLDRMVWLYLDVKGAGGPVSRDVP
- a CDS encoding flavodoxin domain-containing protein, which codes for MTARILVAYATKKGSTAEIAGAIGKELQSLGHEVTVKEMKEVMALEKYDGIVLGAPVYMGKMIGIGKFVKRFRERLAAKPVAVFAVGTAPVSHDQKQIDDETRLPSASVAPQQPASTALFAGVVDPEKFGFFMRKMVGAEKSMVGDFRDWEAIAAWARDLPGKMGL
- a CDS encoding DUF4956 domain-containing protein, with protein sequence MLSDPMSLFLAGFGFAFNFVSAFIIVRLVYYTRGRSNNYVFTFLAFNTVIYFIMGLFTSIELSIGTGFGLFALFSILRYRTETVPIREMTYLFVMAALPILNSVLWGLGEYDRLLIVDVIIILTIWILDRAWGFNREHFQMNVKYEKIDLIKRENREEMLRDLTERTGLIVHDYEVLKINFLRDVAEIRITYSNPK